A single genomic interval of Lactococcus sp. S-13 harbors:
- a CDS encoding pyridoxal phosphate-dependent aminotransferase encodes MKKCSDFVLKMDESVTLAAANRAKALKAQGHDIIDLTLGQPDFPTPQKIGAAAISSIQNGAASFYTQVGGLPELKKAVQKYWTRFYGYDIENSQILITAGAKFALYAYFMATVDPEDEVIIPAPYWVSYVDQVKMAGGKPVIVEATQAHQFKVTVDQLEKARTEKTKILLLNSPSNPTGMIYSKDELKAIGEWAVAHDLLILADDIYHRLVYNGAEFPAISSLSEEIRKRTTVINGVSKTFAMTGWRIGAAVGDPEIISAMTKIASQTTSNPTAVAQYAAIEAFEENDNSFAQMHAAFEERLNKIYLQLAEVPGFEVVKPNGAFYLFPKVTKAMALKGFTDVTAFTTAILEEAGVALVTGAGFGSAENVRLSYATSMENLEAAIKRLKDWMNQ; translated from the coding sequence ATGAAAAAATGTTCTGATTTTGTTTTGAAAATGGACGAATCCGTCACCTTGGCAGCCGCCAATCGGGCAAAAGCACTCAAGGCCCAAGGGCATGATATTATTGACCTCACTCTCGGCCAGCCTGATTTTCCAACCCCTCAAAAGATTGGTGCTGCTGCGATTTCATCGATTCAAAATGGTGCAGCTAGCTTTTATACCCAAGTCGGTGGTTTGCCTGAATTAAAAAAAGCAGTCCAAAAATATTGGACACGCTTTTACGGTTATGACATTGAAAATTCACAAATTCTGATTACAGCTGGAGCTAAATTTGCCCTGTATGCCTACTTTATGGCAACGGTTGACCCAGAAGACGAAGTTATTATTCCCGCTCCTTATTGGGTTTCTTACGTTGATCAAGTCAAAATGGCTGGTGGAAAACCAGTAATTGTCGAGGCCACCCAAGCCCATCAGTTTAAGGTTACTGTTGATCAACTGGAAAAAGCACGAACAGAAAAAACAAAAATTTTGCTCTTGAATTCTCCGTCTAATCCAACAGGAATGATTTATTCCAAAGACGAATTAAAAGCGATTGGAGAATGGGCAGTTGCTCATGATTTGCTCATTTTGGCGGATGATATTTACCATCGTTTGGTCTATAATGGGGCAGAATTTCCAGCAATTTCCAGTCTATCCGAAGAAATCCGCAAACGCACAACAGTCATCAATGGTGTTTCTAAAACTTTTGCTATGACAGGTTGGCGTATCGGAGCTGCCGTAGGTGACCCTGAAATCATTAGCGCAATGACTAAAATTGCCAGCCAGACGACTTCTAACCCAACAGCAGTTGCCCAATATGCCGCAATAGAAGCCTTTGAAGAAAATGACAATAGCTTTGCTCAAATGCACGCTGCTTTTGAAGAACGGCTCAATAAAATCTATCTTCAATTAGCTGAAGTTCCTGGCTTTGAAGTGGTCAAACCCAACGGTGCTTTCTATCTCTTTCCAAAAGTCACAAAAGCAATGGCGCTTAAAGGATTTACAGATGTCACAGCGTTCACCACAGCCATCTTGGAAGAAGCAGGAGTCGCTTTGGTCACAGGAGCAGGCTTTGGCTCAGCCGAAAATGTGCGCCTAAGTTATGCGACAAGTATGGAAAACTTAGAAGCTGCCATTAAACGCTTGAAAGACTGGATGAATCAATGA
- the infC gene encoding translation initiation factor IF-3: MMNGAIRAREVRLIGAEGEQLGVTPTSEALMQAEALNMDLVLISNQEPPVAKIMDYTKFMFEQKKKQKEAKKKQTVVSVKEVRLSPVIDQNDFDTKLRQAIKFLEKGDKVKVSIRFKGRMITHQDVGRQVMDKFAQATKEVAVVEQRAKMDGRQMFLQLAPIKKG, encoded by the coding sequence ATGATGAACGGTGCAATCCGTGCTCGTGAGGTTCGTCTAATCGGCGCTGAGGGTGAACAATTAGGTGTCACACCAACGTCTGAGGCGCTGATGCAAGCTGAAGCTCTTAACATGGATTTGGTTCTGATTTCCAACCAAGAGCCACCTGTTGCAAAAATCATGGATTATACAAAATTCATGTTTGAGCAAAAGAAAAAGCAAAAAGAAGCCAAGAAAAAGCAAACCGTTGTTTCTGTGAAAGAAGTCCGTTTGTCACCAGTTATTGACCAAAACGACTTTGATACAAAACTTCGTCAAGCCATCAAGTTCCTTGAAAAAGGGGATAAGGTTAAGGTTTCAATCCGATTTAAAGGTCGGATGATTACTCACCAAGATGTGGGTCGTCAAGTGATGGACAAGTTTGCGCAAGCAACGAAAGAAGTTGCTGTCGTTGAACAAAGAGCCAAAATGGATGGTCGTCAAATGTTCTTACAACTTGCGCCTATCAAGAAGGGTTAA
- a CDS encoding GIY-YIG nuclease family protein codes for MIDKKEAKSTYKLAEKIGAVVAYKNLSTNERYLDIAPDLAGIKNRFEFAKKTGIGLPYAIEKAAKTADFELEVLEELKKDDLQSTKAFKEDLKTLKEIWVEKLAN; via the coding sequence ATGATTGATAAAAAAGAAGCTAAATCAACTTATAAACTTGCTGAAAAAATAGGCGCAGTCGTGGCCTACAAAAATTTAAGCACGAATGAGCGTTATCTTGACATTGCCCCAGATTTAGCAGGAATCAAAAATCGCTTTGAATTCGCGAAGAAAACAGGGATTGGCCTGCCATATGCGATTGAAAAAGCAGCCAAAACCGCTGATTTTGAGCTAGAAGTACTTGAAGAACTCAAAAAAGATGACTTGCAAAGCACCAAAGCGTTCAAAGAAGATTTAAAAACCTTAAAAGAAATTTGGGTAGAAAAATTAGCAAATTAA
- a CDS encoding universal stress protein, whose product MLDNYKKILVGLDGSVEATKAFDKAVATALRNDAELVIANVIDLRAFQSISAYDSVVADDTHKGAENLIRDFAEDAQAAGVKTVKTRVEFGSPKVMLGQTLPKEENIDLIVLGATGLSYIERIFIGSVADYIIKNAPCDVLVVRD is encoded by the coding sequence ATGTTAGACAATTATAAGAAAATCCTCGTTGGTCTTGACGGTTCAGTAGAAGCCACTAAGGCCTTTGATAAAGCCGTTGCCACAGCTCTTCGTAATGATGCCGAACTCGTTATCGCCAATGTGATTGATCTTCGTGCCTTCCAATCAATCTCAGCTTATGACTCAGTCGTTGCTGATGACACGCACAAAGGTGCTGAAAACTTGATTCGCGACTTTGCTGAAGATGCTCAAGCAGCCGGCGTGAAAACTGTGAAAACACGTGTTGAGTTTGGTTCACCAAAAGTCATGCTCGGACAAACGCTCCCTAAAGAAGAAAACATTGACCTCATCGTTCTCGGTGCGACCGGTCTTTCATACATCGAGCGTATTTTCATCGGTTCTGTTGCTGACTACATCATCAAGAATGCCCCTTGCGACGTCCTCGTTGTTCGTGACTAA
- a CDS encoding helicase C-terminal domain-containing protein, whose protein sequence is MTRYAVVDLEATDAHSSENKIIQIGIALVENGQIVGTYSSEVNPHEPLLPRISELTGLSDERLKIAPDFAEIAAEVRAHLLDCVFVAHNAKFDYGLLEKSFLNIGLEFNEMPRIDTVDLARVFYPTFEKYGLEMLSRKLKLSHDHPHAALSDALATAELLLKMENKIRKLPRAVLEELLRHADNLLFESKLFLQNQLAQTELAPAGLQIVHNIATKKHPAADRLTDANQKARENADANQNQREITEENAKMRPAGFPQAPTKPSANFEENIHRLGLSIRGKQEKMAHLVQEELNFPQTSFIEAPTGMGKTYGYLLPLLAAGEKIIISTATKVLQKQLLQDVAPKLEATFGLKMARIVGTKNYISLSKFSQLLYNDMDGKNFEIFKMKVLVWLTETTTGELDELSTVMTNSDYFAAISHDGYVNSKNFHYEQDFWLRAQKLAEKAAVKVVNHAYLIERLADYPESFLENRLLVVDEAQQLFPIMENAGQKSLKITDELLKIDPSTSENPQLTKRLQESLVFQLNKKILDPVKIKMDADELGLTELSALLAAENQIIWRENGRIYASEQDFYNFEKLIPQTTKLFMFGATLSLSKDKPSFPELLGFNDYRFFKIDSEVAKNQELITLTDSPNIKNLNLIDYAHYTADTIGQLSMLKLPIVVLFTSKSSLTFAAEKLSADGFNILAQDINGTPAQIKKKFDKGESKILLGLGSFWEGVDFDKQNQVLLVIPRLPFATPDDILTKKYAQKFENPFYDFNVPMATLKLRQAIGRVNRRKNQYSSIIILDNRLSGKSYAKRMRKNLSEALPVKMLNFLETVSEIKKFLI, encoded by the coding sequence ATGACTCGATATGCTGTGGTGGATTTGGAAGCGACCGATGCTCATAGTAGTGAAAATAAAATTATTCAGATTGGGATTGCCTTGGTCGAAAATGGTCAGATTGTTGGGACTTATTCGAGTGAGGTCAACCCGCATGAACCCTTGCTTCCAAGGATTAGTGAGCTGACAGGCTTGTCAGACGAACGCTTGAAAATAGCGCCAGATTTTGCTGAAATTGCTGCAGAAGTGCGCGCACATTTATTGGACTGCGTTTTTGTGGCCCACAATGCAAAATTTGATTATGGCCTTTTAGAGAAAAGCTTTTTAAATATTGGATTAGAATTTAATGAGATGCCGCGCATTGACACGGTTGATTTGGCGCGCGTTTTTTATCCGACATTTGAAAAATACGGCTTGGAAATGCTCAGTAGAAAATTAAAACTTTCCCACGATCATCCGCACGCAGCCCTTTCTGACGCTTTGGCGACCGCCGAATTATTATTGAAAATGGAAAATAAAATTCGCAAACTCCCCCGAGCTGTGTTGGAAGAACTCTTGCGCCACGCGGACAATCTGCTTTTTGAAAGTAAATTATTTTTGCAAAATCAATTGGCGCAGACCGAATTAGCCCCAGCCGGCCTGCAAATTGTGCATAATATTGCCACCAAGAAACATCCAGCAGCCGACAGACTTACTGACGCCAATCAAAAAGCCAGAGAAAATGCTGACGCAAATCAAAATCAAAGAGAAATTACTGAGGAAAATGCAAAAATGCGGCCCGCAGGTTTTCCACAAGCCCCAACAAAACCGTCAGCAAATTTTGAAGAGAATATCCACAGATTAGGCCTGTCCATCCGTGGAAAACAAGAAAAAATGGCGCATTTGGTGCAAGAAGAACTAAATTTTCCACAGACCAGCTTCATCGAAGCACCGACAGGCATGGGGAAAACTTACGGCTACCTGCTCCCTTTGCTTGCTGCTGGGGAAAAAATCATCATTTCCACAGCGACAAAAGTTTTACAAAAGCAACTTTTACAAGATGTTGCCCCTAAATTAGAGGCGACCTTTGGCTTGAAAATGGCCAGAATTGTTGGGACGAAAAATTACATCTCCCTCAGCAAATTTTCCCAACTTTTGTACAACGACATGGACGGCAAGAATTTTGAAATTTTTAAAATGAAAGTTCTCGTCTGGCTCACAGAAACAACGACTGGCGAACTTGACGAACTATCTACCGTGATGACCAATTCCGATTATTTCGCAGCCATTAGTCATGACGGCTACGTCAATTCCAAAAATTTTCACTACGAGCAAGATTTTTGGCTACGGGCGCAAAAATTGGCCGAAAAAGCAGCAGTCAAAGTCGTTAACCATGCTTATTTGATTGAGCGCCTGGCCGATTATCCCGAAAGTTTTCTGGAAAATCGCCTCTTGGTCGTTGATGAAGCTCAGCAACTTTTTCCAATCATGGAAAATGCCGGACAAAAATCACTCAAAATAACTGACGAACTTTTAAAAATTGACCCAAGCACAAGTGAAAACCCACAGCTCACCAAGCGGCTCCAAGAAAGTCTCGTTTTTCAGCTCAATAAAAAAATTCTCGATCCCGTAAAAATCAAAATGGACGCTGACGAGCTTGGATTAACCGAACTTTCGGCCCTTTTAGCAGCGGAAAATCAGATTATCTGGCGAGAAAACGGCCGGATTTACGCAAGCGAACAAGATTTTTACAACTTTGAAAAACTCATTCCCCAAACCACCAAACTTTTCATGTTTGGCGCCACTCTTTCCCTTTCGAAAGACAAGCCTTCTTTCCCAGAACTCCTCGGCTTCAATGATTATCGTTTCTTCAAAATTGACAGTGAGGTCGCGAAAAATCAAGAACTCATCACGCTGACCGATTCGCCAAACATCAAAAATCTCAACCTGATTGACTATGCCCATTACACGGCAGATACCATTGGCCAACTCTCAATGCTCAAACTTCCAATCGTTGTTTTGTTTACCTCAAAAAGTTCTTTGACCTTTGCCGCTGAAAAACTGTCAGCTGACGGCTTCAATATTTTAGCCCAAGACATCAACGGCACTCCCGCTCAAATCAAGAAAAAATTTGATAAAGGAGAAAGTAAAATTTTACTAGGACTTGGCTCCTTTTGGGAGGGCGTTGACTTTGACAAGCAAAATCAAGTCCTTCTTGTCATTCCCCGCCTCCCCTTTGCCACACCAGATGATATTTTAACCAAAAAATATGCCCAAAAATTTGAAAATCCCTTCTATGATTTCAACGTTCCCATGGCCACCCTGAAACTTAGACAAGCCATTGGGCGCGTCAATCGTCGAAAAAATCAATACTCAAGCATTATCATCTTGGACAATCGACTTTCTGGAAAATCCTATGCTAAAAGAATGCGGAAAAATCTTTCCGAAGCCCTCCCCGTAAAAATGCTGAATTTCCTTGAAACAGTCAGCGAAATCAAGAAATTTTTGATATAA
- the rpmI gene encoding 50S ribosomal protein L35 yields the protein MPKQKTHRASAKRFKRTGSGGLKRFHAYTSHRFHGKTVKQRRQLRKSGMVSKGDFKRIRRMVATMR from the coding sequence ATGCCAAAACAAAAAACTCACCGTGCATCTGCTAAACGTTTTAAACGTACAGGTTCAGGCGGTCTTAAACGCTTCCACGCTTACACTTCTCACCGTTTCCACGGTAAAACTGTAAAACAACGTCGTCAACTTCGTAAATCTGGTATGGTTTCAAAAGGTGACTTCAAACGTATCCGTCGCATGGTTGCGACTATGCGTTAA
- a CDS encoding bifunctional lysylphosphatidylglycerol flippase/synthetase MprF: MFRLRSILQDIAIFLSVLMSLMSVAGIYLRHWRPFQAESFYNYVAPYGLMAHRLLAFTVGVLGLLVSVNLYRRVRSAWVLGMIGQSMLFALHLYYTGTVFSLFSLVSLFILLVLGVTAKDFRRVPKRRETWQALGLSLIPFGLALFNAILSLTFLRRDYAGTANFWLALKHSVRFLVLMDTQDAYFVSHMNFLYTVTLIAMSWISLIIAFILLLKPLVINPIVNGRERARVLSLVHEYGQNPMAYLALSKDKQYFFGEMTDGVIAYMVVNNVLVVCGDLICQEENAIVFMGEITRFAHKNGWKLLFLDITEKLRHVYEEFGFGLVKIGEDACIELANYDLKGKKAAKVRANINHARRLGIEVAEYQPLVHRDVAIEQAFQHISHEWFKQKGAELGFMLGDLALENPHNRRYFYAKDATGKPIALVVFVPYEKGQAYMADVTRRLSDAPNGTMEVIMFDAFTKMREDGVLWGNLGLCPLANIEGGQDNSMTTQLMQFIYENMNGVYGFKGLYQAKKKFAPTDWQERFIAYTPKPFGFSYAYAIIKAQNPKGINKLLLEKLRLKTGNRF; the protein is encoded by the coding sequence ATGTTTCGTTTGAGAAGTATTTTACAAGATATTGCGATTTTTTTGTCGGTTTTGATGAGTTTGATGAGTGTGGCCGGGATTTATTTACGACATTGGCGACCTTTTCAAGCAGAGAGTTTTTATAATTATGTGGCCCCTTATGGCTTGATGGCGCATCGGTTATTGGCGTTCACGGTTGGTGTCTTGGGGCTTTTGGTTTCGGTTAATTTGTACCGGCGGGTGCGTTCGGCGTGGGTTTTGGGGATGATTGGTCAGTCAATGTTGTTTGCCTTGCATCTCTACTATACGGGGACTGTTTTTTCGCTGTTTTCTTTGGTTTCTTTATTTATTTTGCTTGTTTTGGGGGTGACGGCGAAGGATTTTAGGCGAGTGCCAAAGCGGCGTGAAACTTGGCAGGCTTTGGGGTTAAGTTTGATTCCTTTTGGGCTGGCTTTATTTAATGCGATTTTGAGTTTGACTTTTTTGCGGCGTGATTATGCGGGGACGGCTAATTTTTGGTTGGCTTTGAAACATTCGGTGCGTTTTTTGGTGTTGATGGATACGCAGGATGCTTATTTTGTTTCGCATATGAATTTTCTTTATACGGTGACTTTGATTGCAATGAGTTGGATTTCGTTGATTATTGCTTTTATTTTGCTTTTGAAGCCTTTGGTGATCAATCCGATTGTTAATGGGCGCGAGCGGGCTCGGGTTTTGAGTTTGGTGCATGAATATGGGCAAAATCCGATGGCTTATTTGGCTTTGTCCAAGGATAAGCAGTATTTTTTTGGTGAAATGACTGATGGTGTGATTGCTTATATGGTGGTCAATAATGTGTTGGTCGTGTGTGGGGATTTGATTTGTCAGGAGGAAAATGCGATTGTTTTTATGGGAGAGATTACTCGATTTGCTCATAAAAATGGTTGGAAATTGCTTTTTCTAGACATTACAGAAAAATTGCGGCACGTTTATGAGGAATTTGGCTTTGGGCTGGTCAAGATTGGTGAGGATGCGTGTATTGAGCTGGCTAATTATGATTTGAAAGGGAAAAAGGCGGCGAAGGTACGGGCGAATATCAATCACGCGCGGCGCTTGGGGATTGAAGTGGCGGAATATCAGCCACTTGTTCACCGAGATGTGGCAATTGAGCAGGCTTTCCAGCATATTTCACATGAGTGGTTCAAACAAAAAGGGGCTGAATTGGGCTTTATGTTGGGAGATTTAGCTTTAGAAAATCCGCACAATCGGCGTTATTTTTATGCGAAAGATGCGACGGGTAAGCCGATTGCTTTGGTGGTGTTCGTGCCTTACGAGAAGGGGCAGGCTTATATGGCTGACGTGACAAGACGACTGTCAGATGCGCCAAATGGAACAATGGAGGTGATCATGTTTGACGCCTTTACTAAAATGCGAGAAGATGGGGTGCTTTGGGGAAATTTGGGATTGTGTCCGCTGGCGAACATTGAAGGGGGGCAGGATAATTCGATGACGACGCAGCTGATGCAATTTATTTATGAAAATATGAATGGAGTTTATGGTTTCAAAGGGCTCTATCAGGCAAAGAAAAAATTTGCTCCGACGGATTGGCAAGAACGCTTCATCGCTTATACGCCCAAACCTTTTGGTTTTAGCTATGCTTATGCGATTATCAAGGCGCAAAATCCTAAGGGAATTAACAAGCTTTTGCTGGAAAAACTGCGTTTGAAAACGGGGAATCGTTTTTGA
- a CDS encoding HAD family hydrolase: protein MTEIKNIIFDWDNTLFPFKEKYWESAHRKLFSEDFQFSESELERFMSLYHEFDELLWPQVHERKMLIEKFREERLRLTLEAFDLEFEDAYIKGFFKRFLTTLHHQIEPDENLNGQLEKLAQGHKLAILTNGGRVEQREKLRRAGLEERFPLYISGETGFLKPDPRAFKTVLERENFVAQETLMVGDLLEHDIAPARKLGLKTAYIGPEKETIADFEFNQIQDFFDFWRNKN, encoded by the coding sequence ATGACAGAAATTAAAAATATTATTTTTGATTGGGATAATACACTTTTTCCTTTTAAAGAAAAATATTGGGAGAGCGCACATCGCAAACTTTTTAGCGAAGATTTTCAGTTTTCTGAATCAGAACTTGAGCGTTTTATGAGCCTTTACCATGAGTTTGATGAGCTACTTTGGCCACAAGTCCATGAGCGAAAAATGTTGATTGAAAAATTTCGTGAGGAGCGGTTGCGGTTAACTTTGGAGGCGTTTGATTTGGAATTTGAGGATGCTTATATTAAAGGATTTTTTAAGCGATTTTTGACAACTTTACATCATCAGATTGAACCGGATGAAAATCTGAATGGGCAATTAGAAAAGCTTGCTCAGGGGCATAAGCTAGCGATTTTGACCAATGGCGGTCGAGTGGAACAACGAGAAAAATTACGGCGAGCAGGTTTGGAGGAGCGCTTCCCACTTTATATTTCTGGAGAAACAGGTTTTTTGAAACCTGATCCCCGAGCTTTTAAGACTGTTTTAGAGCGAGAAAATTTTGTGGCGCAAGAGACTTTAATGGTCGGTGATTTATTGGAGCATGATATTGCCCCTGCGCGAAAGTTGGGCTTAAAAACAGCCTATATTGGCCCTGAAAAAGAAACGATTGCCGATTTTGAGTTTAATCAGATTCAGGATTTCTTTGATTTTTGGAGAAACAAAAATTAA
- the rplT gene encoding 50S ribosomal protein L20: MARVKGSVATRKRRKRILKLAKGYYGAKHKLFKTAKEQVMNSYYYAFRDRRQKKRDFRKLWIARINAAARMNGLSYSKLMHGLKLADIEVNRKMLADLAVADAAAFTTLADAAKKALAK; the protein is encoded by the coding sequence ATGGCACGTGTTAAAGGTAGCGTTGCAACTCGCAAACGCCGTAAACGTATTTTAAAGCTCGCTAAAGGTTACTACGGAGCTAAACATAAACTCTTCAAGACTGCTAAAGAGCAAGTCATGAACTCATACTACTACGCATTCCGCGATCGTCGTCAAAAGAAACGCGACTTCCGTAAATTGTGGATTGCACGTATCAATGCAGCTGCACGTATGAATGGTCTTTCATACAGCAAATTGATGCATGGTTTGAAATTGGCTGACATCGAAGTGAACCGTAAAATGCTTGCTGACTTGGCTGTTGCTGATGCTGCTGCATTCACTACACTCGCTGATGCTGCTAAAAAAGCTTTGGCTAAATAA
- a CDS encoding cell wall elongation regulator TseB-like domain-containing protein, protein MRKRKMTRHSQIIIGILTVILAIYLSIALFFWKSLTPYHSVRGQAIAVAQEKTDLKEATAFDIATTDTTTYSVVGLDRNKQKIGVLIPKKAGEITVVKLDEGVSPKTLTTKQTQSVVLALYQGKPAWEVNNTNGFKVYDFKTGKELI, encoded by the coding sequence ATGAGAAAGCGAAAAATGACGCGTCATTCGCAGATAATCATCGGAATTTTGACGGTAATTTTAGCCATTTATTTGTCCATTGCGCTGTTCTTTTGGAAAAGCCTGACCCCTTATCATTCCGTTCGGGGGCAGGCGATTGCTGTCGCTCAGGAAAAAACGGATTTGAAAGAAGCCACCGCTTTTGACATTGCAACCACAGACACTACCACTTATTCAGTTGTCGGACTTGATCGCAACAAACAAAAAATTGGCGTTTTAATTCCCAAAAAAGCTGGTGAAATCACCGTCGTGAAACTTGATGAGGGCGTTTCCCCAAAAACATTGACCACAAAACAGACCCAATCCGTTGTTTTGGCACTTTACCAAGGCAAACCCGCTTGGGAAGTAAATAATACGAATGGCTTTAAAGTCTACGACTTTAAGACAGGTAAGGAGTTAATATGA
- the asnS gene encoding asparagine--tRNA ligase produces the protein MKDLISIIDVKKHVGETVKIGAWVADKSGKGKLQFLQLRDGTAFFQAVVFKPNMIEKFGEEAGTAKFDEIKHLSQETSVYVTGVVKEDARSKFGYELDVTDVEVIGASQDYPITPKEHGVEFLLDNRHLWLRSKRQMAIMQIRNAIIYASYDFFAKNGFIKFDSPILSGNAAENTTELFETDYFGNPAFLSQSGQLYLEAGAMALGRVFDFGPVFRAEKSKTRRHLTEFWMMDAEYPFVTHDESLDIQEAYVKALIQGVLDNAAYALETLERDTSKLQKYIDTPFMRVSYDDAIDLLQAHENDEDTDYEHVEHGDDFGSPHETWLSNFYGVPTFVINYPASFKAFYMKPVPGNPERVLCADLLAPEGYGEIIGGSERETDYDLLLKKIADFGLDPKDYEWYLELRKFGSVPHAGFGLGLERMVTFAAGTEHIREAIPFPRMINRIQP, from the coding sequence ATGAAAGACTTAATCTCAATCATTGACGTCAAGAAACACGTTGGTGAAACGGTAAAAATTGGCGCATGGGTTGCCGACAAATCAGGAAAAGGAAAACTTCAATTCCTCCAACTTCGCGACGGAACAGCATTTTTCCAAGCCGTTGTTTTCAAACCTAACATGATTGAAAAATTTGGCGAAGAAGCAGGAACAGCAAAATTTGATGAAATCAAGCACTTGTCTCAAGAAACATCAGTTTATGTAACTGGTGTCGTCAAAGAAGACGCCCGCTCAAAATTTGGTTATGAGCTGGATGTGACAGATGTCGAGGTCATCGGAGCTTCTCAGGATTATCCTATCACACCAAAAGAACACGGAGTGGAATTTTTGCTGGATAACCGCCATCTCTGGTTGCGTTCAAAACGCCAAATGGCCATCATGCAAATCCGTAATGCCATCATTTACGCCAGCTATGATTTCTTTGCCAAGAATGGTTTTATCAAATTTGACAGCCCAATTCTCTCAGGAAATGCTGCTGAAAATACAACAGAACTTTTTGAAACAGATTACTTTGGTAACCCAGCTTTCTTGTCACAATCAGGACAACTTTACCTCGAAGCAGGGGCTATGGCACTTGGACGTGTCTTTGACTTTGGCCCAGTTTTCCGTGCTGAAAAATCAAAAACGCGTCGTCACTTGACAGAATTTTGGATGATGGACGCTGAGTATCCATTCGTAACGCATGATGAATCTTTAGATATTCAAGAAGCTTATGTTAAAGCCTTGATTCAAGGTGTTTTGGACAATGCTGCTTATGCCCTTGAAACACTTGAGCGTGACACAAGCAAGTTGCAAAAATATATTGACACACCATTTATGCGCGTGTCTTACGATGATGCCATTGACCTTTTACAAGCGCACGAAAATGATGAAGATACTGACTACGAGCACGTTGAGCACGGCGATGACTTCGGTAGCCCGCACGAAACTTGGTTATCTAACTTCTACGGTGTGCCAACTTTTGTCATCAACTACCCAGCAAGCTTCAAAGCTTTCTACATGAAACCAGTCCCTGGTAACCCAGAACGTGTGCTGTGTGCCGACCTTTTGGCGCCAGAAGGCTACGGTGAAATCATCGGTGGTTCAGAACGTGAAACAGACTACGACTTGTTGCTCAAAAAGATTGCTGACTTCGGCTTAGATCCTAAAGATTACGAATGGTACTTGGAACTTCGTAAATTTGGTTCAGTTCCTCATGCTGGTTTCGGTCTTGGGCTTGAACGTATGGTAACTTTTGCTGCTGGAACAGAACATATCCGCGAAGCCATTCCATTCCCACGAATGATTAACCGGATTCAACCATAA
- a CDS encoding thiamine diphosphokinase, with translation MKILLVAGSPDFIPSETFDKCIGVDRGALFLLETGRELSLAVGDFDSVTAKEFLSISEATEQLIKLPAEKDVTDLEAALDVVLERFPEAELTIAGALGGRLDHLLTNVFLATRPKYQKLAPRLTLVDGQNVVRYLLAGKHTLKRLEGYKYIGFVQVESQDTLAISQAKYPLKAADNFSPIYASNEFISDQMMVSLELGMVIVIYSRDKFGGI, from the coding sequence ATGAAGATTTTACTTGTGGCAGGTTCGCCAGATTTTATACCAAGCGAAACTTTTGACAAATGTATCGGTGTGGATCGAGGGGCACTTTTTTTACTGGAGACTGGTCGAGAGCTTTCCCTTGCTGTGGGAGATTTTGATTCGGTAACTGCCAAAGAATTTTTGAGTATTAGTGAAGCGACTGAGCAACTCATCAAGTTGCCAGCAGAAAAAGATGTGACCGATTTGGAGGCAGCCTTGGATGTTGTTTTGGAGCGTTTTCCAGAGGCCGAGTTAACAATTGCAGGAGCTTTGGGAGGACGTTTGGATCATCTTTTGACAAATGTTTTTTTGGCAACTCGTCCAAAATATCAAAAACTTGCTCCTCGCTTGACTTTAGTGGATGGGCAAAATGTAGTGCGCTATTTATTAGCCGGAAAGCATACCCTAAAACGGCTAGAAGGCTACAAATATATTGGCTTTGTCCAAGTTGAAAGTCAGGACACTTTGGCGATTTCACAAGCCAAGTATCCACTCAAAGCGGCTGATAATTTTAGTCCAATCTATGCCAGTAATGAATTTATCAGTGATCAGATGATGGTTTCATTAGAGCTTGGAATGGTCATTGTGATTTATTCCAGAGATAAGTTTGGTGGAATCTAG